The Branchiostoma floridae strain S238N-H82 chromosome 8, Bfl_VNyyK, whole genome shotgun sequence genome has a segment encoding these proteins:
- the LOC118420977 gene encoding ral guanine nucleotide dissociation stimulator-like 1 isoform X1, with protein MNFFSRHSESRGESSREWGEEKEDGVIYTVSLKKVRHQTTTTSLQKLTHGENWFQPLQWETMKLRTLKAGTVERLVENLAPEDVEDQDTNSMHLNVFLATYRAFTTADEVLDILFRRYTEYKECRRRGENGKDSRHDVCRIIQSVLCIWMDIYQDDFDDPPAYRLLHRVLEFAEAHMSDGELARQTRHKLDRLRRNEALKGQQKMSVPNGHHLTSNEDVLFIEGSDSEQPLDFDTISVRTMADQLTYMDAELFKKVVPHHCLGSVWSRRDKKGKSTTDAPTVKATIAQFNAVSFLVIATILRSTSISIEERVRIIEKWIDIAQECRILKNFSSLKAIISGLQSNPIYRLSDTWAAVSKEKSEEYEELCTIFSEENNQMTWREILVKEGTAKYADTSNSQVKHVRKENMQKIQAQRLSGVMQGTVPYLGTFLTDLMMLDTAMPDTVDSNLINFEKKKKEFEVLAQIQLLQKTAQNYNIVPEPSFQAWFDSVEHLRYEESYRLSCEVQPLSESMSPPAQSNRKERSLRKRISRLFSTSDWETSSANSNTSQSEDRVSETSMPDSPDSLMPEKMSASSSSSSLTSLEMSTSPYKAYDSSSNCVIRVSLSGESDNIYKSVLLTHQDHTPGVIKSLMSKFNLDAEEAEEYRLVQKLPDGELQIPDHGNCFYAINQSVEPNFILRKKSEEGELHRKSKKRTTLRKLMEVVSTQS; from the exons GGGGAGAGCAGTCGTGAGTGGGGAGAAGAGAAAGAGGATGGAGTCATCTACACAGTCAGTCTGAAGAAGGTTCGGCACCAGACAACCACCACTTCTCTACAG AAACTAACTCACGGGGAAAATTGGTTTCAACCTCTACAGTGGGAAACCATGAAGCTTCGCACACTGAAGGCAGGCACGGTGGAGAGACTGGTGGAGAATCTGGCACCTGAAGATGTGGAGGACCAAGACACAAACTCCATGCACCTTAACGTCTTCTTGGCAACTTACAGAGCCTTCACTACAGCTGATGAAGTCTTAGATATTCTCTTTAGAAG ATATACAGAATACAAAGAATGTAGAAGAAGAGGAGAAAATGGAAAAGATAGCAGACATGATGTTTGTAG AATAATCCAGTCGGTGCTGTGTATCTGGATGGACATCTACCAGGACGACTTTGACGACCCTCCTGCGTACCGGCTGCTTCACCGCGTGCTGGAGTTTGCGGAGGCTCACATGTCGGACGGGGAGCTGGCACGACAGACGAGACACAAGCTGGACAGACTCCGCAGGAACGAGGCTCTCAAGGGGCAGCAGAAAATGTCAg TACCCAACGGTCACCACCTGACCAGCAATGAGGATGTGCTGTTCATCGAGGGCTCAGACTCGGAGCAGCCCCTAGACTTTGACACCATCTCTGTGCGGACCATGGCGGACCAACTCACATATATGGATGCG GAGCTGTTTAAGAAAGTCGTTCCTCATCACTGTCTTGGCTCCGTCTGGTCGCGGCGGGACAAGAAGGGCAAAAGCACGACAGACGCCCCCACGGTCAAGGCGACCATCGCTCAGTTCAACGCAGTTTCCTTCCTGGTGATTGCCACCATCTTAAGAAGTACCAGTATCTCGATAGAGGAAAGAGTTAGGATCATTGAGAAGTGGATAGACATAGCACAG GAGTGTAGAATTCTGAAGAATTTCTCTTCTCTAAAAGCCATCATCTCTGGTCTGCAGTCTAATCCCATCTACAGACTGTCAGATACATGGGCAGCTGTCTCAAA GGAGAAGTCCGAAGAGTACGAGGAACTATGCACGATTTTCTCTGAAGAAAATAACCAGATGACGTGGAGAGAGATCCTTGTCAAG GAGGGGACGGCCAAGTATGCAGACACCAGTAACAGCCAGGTGAAACATGTCAGAAAAGAGAACATGCAGAAAATACAGGCACAGAGATTATCG GGTGTGATGCAGGGCACAGTGCCATATTTGGGGACGTTCCTGACAGACCTGATGATGCTAGACACGGCCATGCCAGACACGGTGGACTCCAACCTCATCAACtttgagaaaaagaaaaag gaGTTTGAGGTGTTGGCTCAGATCCAGCTGCTGCAGAAGACAGCCCAGAACTACAACATCGTGCCGGAGCCCAGCTTCCAGGCCTGGTTCGACAGTGTGGAGCACCTCAGATACGAGGAGAG TTACCGGTTGTCGTGTGAAGTCCAGCCCCTGTCAGAGTCCATGTCTCCCCCCGCCCAGTCCAACAGGAAGGAGCGCAGCCTCAGGAAGAGAATCAGCAG ATTGTTCAGCACGAGTGACTGGGAGACCAGCAGTGCCAACTCCAACACGTCCCAGTCTGAGGACAGGGTCAGTGAGACCAGCATGCCTGACTCTCCAGACAGCCTCATGCCAGAGAAG atgtcagcctcctcctcctcctcctcgcTCACATCCCTGGAGATGTCGACCTCGCCCTACAAGGCGTATGACTCGTCCAGTAACTGTGTCATCCGGGTCAGCCTCAGCGGGGAGTCAGACAACATATACAAGAGTGTTCTG CTGACCCACCAGGACCACACACCCGGGGTGATAAAGAGCCTGATGAGCAAGTTTAACCTTGATGCAGAGGAGGCTGAAGAATACAGGCTGGTCCAGAAGCTGCCTGATGGAG AACTGCAGATCCCAGATCACGGCAACTGTTTCTATGCCATCAACCAGTCTGTAGAACCCAACTTCATCTTGAGGAAGAAGTCGGAAGAAGGCGAGCTGCACAGAAAGTCCAAGAAGCGCACGACCTTGAGAAAGCTCATGGAGGTCGTGTCGACTCAGTCTTAG
- the LOC118420977 gene encoding ral guanine nucleotide dissociation stimulator-like 1 isoform X3: protein MNFFSRHSESRGESSREWGEEKEDGVIYTVSLKKVRHQTTTTSLQWETMKLRTLKAGTVERLVENLAPEDVEDQDTNSMHLNVFLATYRAFTTADEVLDILFRRYTEYKECRRRGENGKDSRHDVCRIIQSVLCIWMDIYQDDFDDPPAYRLLHRVLEFAEAHMSDGELARQTRHKLDRLRRNEALKGQQKMSVPNGHHLTSNEDVLFIEGSDSEQPLDFDTISVRTMADQLTYMDAELFKKVVPHHCLGSVWSRRDKKGKSTTDAPTVKATIAQFNAVSFLVIATILRSTSISIEERVRIIEKWIDIAQECRILKNFSSLKAIISGLQSNPIYRLSDTWAAVSKEKSEEYEELCTIFSEENNQMTWREILVKEGTAKYADTSNSQVKHVRKENMQKIQAQRLSGVMQGTVPYLGTFLTDLMMLDTAMPDTVDSNLINFEKKKKEFEVLAQIQLLQKTAQNYNIVPEPSFQAWFDSVEHLRYEESYRLSCEVQPLSESMSPPAQSNRKERSLRKRISRLFSTSDWETSSANSNTSQSEDRVSETSMPDSPDSLMPEKMSASSSSSSLTSLEMSTSPYKAYDSSSNCVIRVSLSGESDNIYKSVLLTHQDHTPGVIKSLMSKFNLDAEEAEEYRLVQKLPDGELQIPDHGNCFYAINQSVEPNFILRKKSEEGELHRKSKKRTTLRKLMEVVSTQS, encoded by the exons GGGGAGAGCAGTCGTGAGTGGGGAGAAGAGAAAGAGGATGGAGTCATCTACACAGTCAGTCTGAAGAAGGTTCGGCACCAGACAACCACCACTTCTCTACAG TGGGAAACCATGAAGCTTCGCACACTGAAGGCAGGCACGGTGGAGAGACTGGTGGAGAATCTGGCACCTGAAGATGTGGAGGACCAAGACACAAACTCCATGCACCTTAACGTCTTCTTGGCAACTTACAGAGCCTTCACTACAGCTGATGAAGTCTTAGATATTCTCTTTAGAAG ATATACAGAATACAAAGAATGTAGAAGAAGAGGAGAAAATGGAAAAGATAGCAGACATGATGTTTGTAG AATAATCCAGTCGGTGCTGTGTATCTGGATGGACATCTACCAGGACGACTTTGACGACCCTCCTGCGTACCGGCTGCTTCACCGCGTGCTGGAGTTTGCGGAGGCTCACATGTCGGACGGGGAGCTGGCACGACAGACGAGACACAAGCTGGACAGACTCCGCAGGAACGAGGCTCTCAAGGGGCAGCAGAAAATGTCAg TACCCAACGGTCACCACCTGACCAGCAATGAGGATGTGCTGTTCATCGAGGGCTCAGACTCGGAGCAGCCCCTAGACTTTGACACCATCTCTGTGCGGACCATGGCGGACCAACTCACATATATGGATGCG GAGCTGTTTAAGAAAGTCGTTCCTCATCACTGTCTTGGCTCCGTCTGGTCGCGGCGGGACAAGAAGGGCAAAAGCACGACAGACGCCCCCACGGTCAAGGCGACCATCGCTCAGTTCAACGCAGTTTCCTTCCTGGTGATTGCCACCATCTTAAGAAGTACCAGTATCTCGATAGAGGAAAGAGTTAGGATCATTGAGAAGTGGATAGACATAGCACAG GAGTGTAGAATTCTGAAGAATTTCTCTTCTCTAAAAGCCATCATCTCTGGTCTGCAGTCTAATCCCATCTACAGACTGTCAGATACATGGGCAGCTGTCTCAAA GGAGAAGTCCGAAGAGTACGAGGAACTATGCACGATTTTCTCTGAAGAAAATAACCAGATGACGTGGAGAGAGATCCTTGTCAAG GAGGGGACGGCCAAGTATGCAGACACCAGTAACAGCCAGGTGAAACATGTCAGAAAAGAGAACATGCAGAAAATACAGGCACAGAGATTATCG GGTGTGATGCAGGGCACAGTGCCATATTTGGGGACGTTCCTGACAGACCTGATGATGCTAGACACGGCCATGCCAGACACGGTGGACTCCAACCTCATCAACtttgagaaaaagaaaaag gaGTTTGAGGTGTTGGCTCAGATCCAGCTGCTGCAGAAGACAGCCCAGAACTACAACATCGTGCCGGAGCCCAGCTTCCAGGCCTGGTTCGACAGTGTGGAGCACCTCAGATACGAGGAGAG TTACCGGTTGTCGTGTGAAGTCCAGCCCCTGTCAGAGTCCATGTCTCCCCCCGCCCAGTCCAACAGGAAGGAGCGCAGCCTCAGGAAGAGAATCAGCAG ATTGTTCAGCACGAGTGACTGGGAGACCAGCAGTGCCAACTCCAACACGTCCCAGTCTGAGGACAGGGTCAGTGAGACCAGCATGCCTGACTCTCCAGACAGCCTCATGCCAGAGAAG atgtcagcctcctcctcctcctcctcgcTCACATCCCTGGAGATGTCGACCTCGCCCTACAAGGCGTATGACTCGTCCAGTAACTGTGTCATCCGGGTCAGCCTCAGCGGGGAGTCAGACAACATATACAAGAGTGTTCTG CTGACCCACCAGGACCACACACCCGGGGTGATAAAGAGCCTGATGAGCAAGTTTAACCTTGATGCAGAGGAGGCTGAAGAATACAGGCTGGTCCAGAAGCTGCCTGATGGAG AACTGCAGATCCCAGATCACGGCAACTGTTTCTATGCCATCAACCAGTCTGTAGAACCCAACTTCATCTTGAGGAAGAAGTCGGAAGAAGGCGAGCTGCACAGAAAGTCCAAGAAGCGCACGACCTTGAGAAAGCTCATGGAGGTCGTGTCGACTCAGTCTTAG
- the LOC118420977 gene encoding ral guanine nucleotide dissociation stimulator-like 1 isoform X2, with the protein MNFFSRHSESRGESSREWGEEKEDGVIYTVSLKKVRHQTTTTSLQSDTEDGKWETMKLRTLKAGTVERLVENLAPEDVEDQDTNSMHLNVFLATYRAFTTADEVLDILFRRYTEYKECRRRGENGKDSRHDVCRIIQSVLCIWMDIYQDDFDDPPAYRLLHRVLEFAEAHMSDGELARQTRHKLDRLRRNEALKGQQKMSVPNGHHLTSNEDVLFIEGSDSEQPLDFDTISVRTMADQLTYMDAELFKKVVPHHCLGSVWSRRDKKGKSTTDAPTVKATIAQFNAVSFLVIATILRSTSISIEERVRIIEKWIDIAQECRILKNFSSLKAIISGLQSNPIYRLSDTWAAVSKEKSEEYEELCTIFSEENNQMTWREILVKEGTAKYADTSNSQVKHVRKENMQKIQAQRLSGVMQGTVPYLGTFLTDLMMLDTAMPDTVDSNLINFEKKKKEFEVLAQIQLLQKTAQNYNIVPEPSFQAWFDSVEHLRYEESYRLSCEVQPLSESMSPPAQSNRKERSLRKRISRLFSTSDWETSSANSNTSQSEDRVSETSMPDSPDSLMPEKMSASSSSSSLTSLEMSTSPYKAYDSSSNCVIRVSLSGESDNIYKSVLLTHQDHTPGVIKSLMSKFNLDAEEAEEYRLVQKLPDGELQIPDHGNCFYAINQSVEPNFILRKKSEEGELHRKSKKRTTLRKLMEVVSTQS; encoded by the exons GGGGAGAGCAGTCGTGAGTGGGGAGAAGAGAAAGAGGATGGAGTCATCTACACAGTCAGTCTGAAGAAGGTTCGGCACCAGACAACCACCACTTCTCTACAG TCTGACACTGAGGATGGAAAG TGGGAAACCATGAAGCTTCGCACACTGAAGGCAGGCACGGTGGAGAGACTGGTGGAGAATCTGGCACCTGAAGATGTGGAGGACCAAGACACAAACTCCATGCACCTTAACGTCTTCTTGGCAACTTACAGAGCCTTCACTACAGCTGATGAAGTCTTAGATATTCTCTTTAGAAG ATATACAGAATACAAAGAATGTAGAAGAAGAGGAGAAAATGGAAAAGATAGCAGACATGATGTTTGTAG AATAATCCAGTCGGTGCTGTGTATCTGGATGGACATCTACCAGGACGACTTTGACGACCCTCCTGCGTACCGGCTGCTTCACCGCGTGCTGGAGTTTGCGGAGGCTCACATGTCGGACGGGGAGCTGGCACGACAGACGAGACACAAGCTGGACAGACTCCGCAGGAACGAGGCTCTCAAGGGGCAGCAGAAAATGTCAg TACCCAACGGTCACCACCTGACCAGCAATGAGGATGTGCTGTTCATCGAGGGCTCAGACTCGGAGCAGCCCCTAGACTTTGACACCATCTCTGTGCGGACCATGGCGGACCAACTCACATATATGGATGCG GAGCTGTTTAAGAAAGTCGTTCCTCATCACTGTCTTGGCTCCGTCTGGTCGCGGCGGGACAAGAAGGGCAAAAGCACGACAGACGCCCCCACGGTCAAGGCGACCATCGCTCAGTTCAACGCAGTTTCCTTCCTGGTGATTGCCACCATCTTAAGAAGTACCAGTATCTCGATAGAGGAAAGAGTTAGGATCATTGAGAAGTGGATAGACATAGCACAG GAGTGTAGAATTCTGAAGAATTTCTCTTCTCTAAAAGCCATCATCTCTGGTCTGCAGTCTAATCCCATCTACAGACTGTCAGATACATGGGCAGCTGTCTCAAA GGAGAAGTCCGAAGAGTACGAGGAACTATGCACGATTTTCTCTGAAGAAAATAACCAGATGACGTGGAGAGAGATCCTTGTCAAG GAGGGGACGGCCAAGTATGCAGACACCAGTAACAGCCAGGTGAAACATGTCAGAAAAGAGAACATGCAGAAAATACAGGCACAGAGATTATCG GGTGTGATGCAGGGCACAGTGCCATATTTGGGGACGTTCCTGACAGACCTGATGATGCTAGACACGGCCATGCCAGACACGGTGGACTCCAACCTCATCAACtttgagaaaaagaaaaag gaGTTTGAGGTGTTGGCTCAGATCCAGCTGCTGCAGAAGACAGCCCAGAACTACAACATCGTGCCGGAGCCCAGCTTCCAGGCCTGGTTCGACAGTGTGGAGCACCTCAGATACGAGGAGAG TTACCGGTTGTCGTGTGAAGTCCAGCCCCTGTCAGAGTCCATGTCTCCCCCCGCCCAGTCCAACAGGAAGGAGCGCAGCCTCAGGAAGAGAATCAGCAG ATTGTTCAGCACGAGTGACTGGGAGACCAGCAGTGCCAACTCCAACACGTCCCAGTCTGAGGACAGGGTCAGTGAGACCAGCATGCCTGACTCTCCAGACAGCCTCATGCCAGAGAAG atgtcagcctcctcctcctcctcctcgcTCACATCCCTGGAGATGTCGACCTCGCCCTACAAGGCGTATGACTCGTCCAGTAACTGTGTCATCCGGGTCAGCCTCAGCGGGGAGTCAGACAACATATACAAGAGTGTTCTG CTGACCCACCAGGACCACACACCCGGGGTGATAAAGAGCCTGATGAGCAAGTTTAACCTTGATGCAGAGGAGGCTGAAGAATACAGGCTGGTCCAGAAGCTGCCTGATGGAG AACTGCAGATCCCAGATCACGGCAACTGTTTCTATGCCATCAACCAGTCTGTAGAACCCAACTTCATCTTGAGGAAGAAGTCGGAAGAAGGCGAGCTGCACAGAAAGTCCAAGAAGCGCACGACCTTGAGAAAGCTCATGGAGGTCGTGTCGACTCAGTCTTAG